One genomic region from Salvia hispanica cultivar TCC Black 2014 chromosome 2, UniMelb_Shisp_WGS_1.0, whole genome shotgun sequence encodes:
- the LOC125206813 gene encoding glucose-6-phosphate isomerase 1, chloroplastic — protein sequence MDESFFFVANILVVSEVEFLTMQIRPPQKERFTQILSIGIGGSALGPQFVAEALAPDNPPLKIRFIDNTDPAGIDHQIAQLGSELESTLVIVVSKSGGTPETRNGLLEVQKAFREAGLDFAKQGVAITQENSLLDNTARIEGWLARFPMFDWVGGRTSEMSAVGLLAAALQGIDIKEMLAGAALMDEANRTKLVRDNPAALLALCWYWAADGVGSKDMVVLPYKDSLLLFSRYLQQLVMESLGKEFDLDGNRVNQGLSVYGNKGSTDQHAYIQQLRDGVHNFFVTFIEVLRDRPPGHDWELEPGVTCGDYLFGFLQGTRSALYANNRESITVTVQEVTPRSVGALVALYERAVGIYASLVNINAYHQPGVEAGKKAAGEVLALQKRVLAVLNEASCQQPIEPLTLEEIADRCHAPEEIEMIYKIIAHMAANDRALIAEGSCGTPKTVKVFLGECNVDDMYP from the exons ATGGATGAATCTTTCTTTTTCGTGGCCAATATTCTTGTTGTTTCTGAGGTTGAGTTTCTTACGATGCAGATTAGGCCCCCTCAGAAAGAAAGATTCACCCAAATCCTTTCTATTGGAATTGGTGGTTCAGCTCTGGGGCCACAATTTGTTGCAGAGGCACTGGCTCCTGATAATCCCCCACTTAAG ATAAGATTCATTGACAATACAGATCCAGCTGGGATTGATCATCAGATAGCGCAGCTTGGCAGTGAGCTAGAATCTACACTTGTAATAGTGGTTTCAAAG AGTGGAGGCACACCCGAAACAAGGAATGGTCTACTTGAAGTTCAGAAAGCCTTCCGTGAAGCTGGTCTGGATTTCGCAAAACAG GGTGTTGCAATTACACAAGAGAATTCATTGCTTGATAACACAGCCAGGATTGAGGGCTGGTTAGCAAGATTTCCCATGTTTGACTGGGTGGGTGGTAGAACGTCAGAGATGTCTGCTGTTGGTTTACTTGCAGCTGCGCTTCag GGAATTGATATTAAAGAAATGCTAGCTGGTGCAGCATTGATGGATGAAGCCAACAGAACCAAACTA GTCAGGGATAACCCAGCAGCGCTGCTAGCTTTATGTTGGTATTGGGCAGCAGATGGAGTCGGATCGAAG GATATGGTTGTCCTTCCTTACAAGGACAGCTTATTATTGTTCAGTCGATACTTGCAGCAGCTAGTCATGGAATCACTTGGAAAGGAGTTTGATCTGGATGGCAACCGG GTAAACCAAGGGCTAAGTGTTTATGGTAACAAGGGAAGCACTGATCAGCATGC ATACATTCAACAGCTCAGAGACGGGGTGCACAACTTTTTTGTCACGTTCATTGAAGTACTACGAGATAGACCCCCTGGTCATGATTGGGAGCTTGAACCAGGTGTCACCTGTGGTGACTATCTATTTGGATTCTTACAG gggaccagatctgctttataTGCCAATAACCGAGAGTCTATTACAGTCACTGTGCAAGAGGTGACACCCAGGTCCGTTGGTGCTTTGGTAGCCCTTTACGAGCGAGCAGTTGGGATTTATGCCTCATTGGTCAACATCAATGCCTATCATCAACCCG GAGTTGAAGCGGGCAAAAAAGCAGCAGGAGAAGTTTTAGCTCTTCAAAAACGCGTTCTTGCTGTATTAAATGAAGCAAG CTGCCAACAACCCATTGAACCATTAACACTTGAAGAAATAGCTGATCGTTGCCATGCTCCTGAGGAA ATTGAAATGATCTACAAGATTATTGCACATATGGCTGCCAATGATAGAGCTCTAATAGCCGAAGGGAGTTGTGGTACACCAAAAACCGTCAAGGTTTTCTTAGGGGAGTGCAATGTTGATGATATGTACCCCTAA
- the LOC125206814 gene encoding uncharacterized protein LOC125206814: protein MVYREMQKVLRAYGEVLRLVRRLPEDSRPYYAKFARENFVNYREVDPKDAAAVQDLLRRTYNHSLWVLSKYGVDESVAGKLKESALLDRFGFCPPTLVEIGIPYTLEIMEDNNYFIWDIFQQYNQSDRKQVEVATVFIRQYDGAEAITYSEQVNVSALFLQGYQGNLKWEYTSILHHELTHVFQWDGEGKAPVGLVEGVADYMKLVSNYNQKGSASRGMGERWDQGYDFTARFLEYCEELRSGFVAALNKKMSSF from the exons ATGGTTTACCGAGAAATGCAGAAGGTGCTAAGAGCCTACGGCGAGGTGCTACGGCTGGTGCGCCGCCTGCCGGAGGATAGCAGGCCTTACTACGCCAAATTCGCCCGTGAAAACTTCGTCAATTATCGAGAAGTCGACCCCAAAGACGCTGCCGCCGTCCAAGACCTCCTACGCCGCACCTACAATCATTCTCTTTGGGTCCTCAGCAAg TATGGTGTGGATGAATCTGTGGCAGGAAAGCTTAAGGAATCTGCTCTGCTTGATCGGTTTGGCTTCTGCCCACCAACT CTAGTGGAGATCGGAATTCCATACACACTAGAGATCATGGAAGACAACAACTACTTCATCTGGGACATCTTCCAGCAATACAACCAATCCGACCGGAAACAAGTCGAAGTAGCCACGGTTTTTATCCGACAATACGACGGCGCGGAGGCAATAACTTACAGCGAACAAGTCAACGTCAGCGCCCTCTTCTTACAAGGCTACCAAGGCAACCTGAAATGGGAGTACACCTCTATCCTCCACCACGAGCTCACGCATGTTTTCCAGTGGGACGGCGAGGGGAAGGCGCCGGTGGGGCTGGTGGAGGGGGTGGCCGATTACATGAAACTGGTGTCGAACTACAATCAAAAGGGATCCGCGTCGCGGGGGATGGGAGAGAGGTGGGACCAAGGGTATGACTTCACGGCGAGGTTTTTGGAGTATTGTGAAGAGCTGAGGTCAGGATTTGTGGCAGCGTTGAATAAGAAGATGAGttccttttag